ACAAAATACTCTTATAAATTAGGTTAAACCATAACTAAATTGCTGGTATTTGACCATTTGAGACTTCTGAAACAACAGTTTCATGTGGTATGACCAAATGTTATTTCAGTTAATTCTTGGAACAGACATGAAGCAGTTCTCATTTTACTTCTAACCTAAGGAGTACTCTGTGAGATGTTAGATGATTTACGGCTGTCAGGTAGTAAATAAAACTGAGACTTGAGTCCCAAATTCAGTATCATGATAACTTGATTAAACCAGATGGTTGGGAAGCTctcttacatttctttctttccctgacacacacacacacacacacacagttgggaAGCTCTCTTACATTTATtgccctgacacacacacacacagcccccctccttctctccctctaacAATTGACAGTTGCTATCAAATTTGAGGTGtctcatcctttttttctggTCTGTGTTTTTTACTTCTGCTTTTAAAGGTAACCATTTACCTTTTCTGAAAACATGAATGTGTAGGTTTGCATTTTACAAAATAGCTCTTCCaatttattttcttagaataTCGATGTATTTTGCAATGATGCAGAAAATAAGCTTATTCGTATACTTAATACAAATAATCCCAAGTGGTCCACCCCGACTAAAGACTATACTTCAGCAACACACACTGCTCAAACAGTCCTTGGTACAGGAAATAAGTTTCTGGTAAGTTAATCTAAATTTAaggaattttataaatattatatagagGCAACAACATATTCTGATGTATACCTAGTAAACATCATAAAATGTAATTAAACTTAATTATTAAGTGTCATTAATTGTTAAGTGCCTCCTGTAGGTATAGGTTATCTGGAAATTTTATCTGGTTTATTGAAGCCAGAGTGTAACACTCTTTGGGGCAAATTTTATAAACAGGTGCTTTGATTTTTAGCATTCCAAGTATATTTGATTGAAGAAACTTTttttgcctgtgtctttttgcttAGAGGACTATTCTATATAATTAGGGTTGTTTCTAAGTTCAATTTGATTTAACTCTTTAAATCACAATAAAAGCAAATCAAGCTAAAGTCTGTAATACTGGCTAAGGACTAATTCTTTAGCTAACACTTGCTAAGttatgtatattaactcatttaatcctcacaacaaccctctgagataaaaattatctccattttacggatgaggaaactatGACATACAGGAGGGGTTAAGCAACTGCCTCCAGTCACAAAACTAGAAAAGTAGGAACACAGGCAGTCTGTATtcttaaaatggtttttaaatgcTTATCTTTGTTTAACTTGttaataacaaaaaggaaaagattaaagCATAAGTTATGTCCCCTACCTCCTGTTTTGCTTTTAATCTTCATCTTTCTTTTCACGTCATTTTTATGTCCTCTTATGCAAAAATATTTCCTTCtggaataagaataataatatgaATGTCTCTTGAAATCATAGCCACTAGGAGAGTGAAAGTGATTGGCATTtgtgtgtttaaatattttttaatgaaaagctaatttgattttgttttatatattgggACATAATTGTATAggctacttaatttttttttattagatgtCTTCTCCCAGTAGTGAGATGAATTATCAAAGTCCGTTATCACTTTGTAAGCTAAAAGGGAAGTCTGTCTCCACACCTGCAGCAGCCCAAATGACTTCGAAGTCTTGTTGCAAAGGGGAGAAAGAGACTGATGACCCAAAAAACTGCAAAAAGAGAAGAGCCTTGGATTTCTTGAGCAGATTGCCTGTACCTCCACCTGTTAGTCCCATTTGTACATTTGTTTCTCCAGCTGCACAGAAGGCATTTCAGCCACCACGGAGTTGTGGCACCAAATATGAAACAcctatgaagaaaaaagaatcgaATTCTCCTCAGATGACTCCACTTAAAAAATGTAATGACATCTCTCTTTTGGAAGGTGATTCAATAGCTGATGAAGAACTTGCCCTGATAAATACCCAAGCCCTTTTGTCTGGTTCAGCAGGAGAAAATCAACTTACATCTGTCAGTGAGTCCACTAGGACCGCTCCCACTAGTCCAAAAGATTATCTCGGACTGAAAAGGCCTTATACTGCATCTGTGATCAAAGAACAAGGGAATTCCCCAGCCAGGACTGAAGAACAGAAGACTAATACGCAGGACACAagtacaataaaaaatatatccaaGAGACTGCAAAGGCGACAAAAACCAAAATGATGATAAATTAGGTATTGATACAACCTTTCCAGTTTGTAAAACACATACAATTTCAAACTCTACATCAGAATTtgcataatgagaaaagaaaggaaaaagttcaAAATTTATGTCTGTGCTTATACATCACAGCAATGCTCTTTGCCTGCTTCTATATTGGTATActcttatttcaattatatatcTTAAAACTGTGACTGTATAttaactaatcaagaaaaaaatctttaaatcttTATGACTAGATTTGGTCACTATATAAGTATTATTTTACAAACGAAGTAAACATACCTGTTTCTTTTAGATTGTGTCCTTATAATTAAAAGAAACTAGGTTTCTAAGTGCAGTTCTTTTGACTCATATAATTCCTCTCAGTTTAGTTCctattttaggtttgtttttaagAGGTAACCCACTATGAACCAGTTTTCCTTAATGCACATGGTGGTTCTAATAGTTTTATCCTGATCAAAAACGTCAGGATGAGTAAGATATTACAGTGGTGTTTTCTTTTGACCAATTCTTCATCCTTAAGTCAGTGTGACTACAAGAAAAATAGAACCCTCAATGTACTTCCCTTTTATGATTCCAATGTGATctgtaaaattaaattatttattaaaagttcAAATACTTTAAATCTGAAGCAGATTTCATAgtgttaatttgtttttgtttctgatttttaacaaaatgatCGTCTGGACTGCAGCTTAAGAGAAAATCTTTCAAATTGGCACTGATtctccttgctttatttttagcCCTATCACAGGATTCAGCAGGTAGACCCTTTTAAACCTAGTTTTCTCTAACCACCAAAGCAGAAGAGAACCATTcaattcatttgttcttttaagtttaatagaaaaaagagaaagcagttcCAACTAGAAGCTAATAGCATGGAGAATGAGGTCTTTTAATATGTCTTAAGTTTATATACAATATCATGTTTTTAAATCTTattataaacacattttaaagccaagaataaatccttttaaaaagcaaaatttcctttcttccatAGCTGTGACCGGTGATTTTTCTCACTTCTGAAAATCATTAACATAATAGTCTATTCTACTATTCTTTCTAACTTAAGTGTTCTGCCAGTCttattaatgtgattttttgttCATAAAAGAGTCTGGTCTTCACATCCTAATCATTTTCCCAGTGATCCATTCTAGAACAGGGAATAAAACAACTTGAGTCTCAGgtgaaaagaaagaattaaagaatttagccttttttcttttttttttttttttgattcttggAAAGATTTAAGCTATAACCGCCTTCATTCTTCATTACCATTTAGACTACCCATTATGGAGACATCTAATGCACACACTCCTTTTTATAAATTGTAAATAATAGAGCCAAGCTATATAAGCAAAATGTGAAGCTTGAGTATATGTGGATATTATCCCCCCAAAAGTGACAATTTAATGATTACAAAGTCAACAATGTATACTGCGTGATAAGGGGTAAATGGTGAAAGCAATTTGTGTTACTTATTCAACAATCAATCAGTCACTTAATGAGAGCCTCTTGTGTATATAAAGCACTATGCCAGCTCTATGAGTTATGCAAATGttaataaatacacaaaacaagTCAGTGTTGAGTgttcaaaaaattatataaatcagGAGCCATGGGcgttgaaagaaaaaacagatcacTTCTGGGTGGGATAAATACAGTTGGCGGCATTTAATCAATGATTTTTATGTTCGAAACAGGCAAATATACCGGGAAACTATTCTTCTGAGCTCTTTAAAAGCTCTGGATCTATAACCTGGGACTACTTCTCCAAAGCAGCCCAGCCCATGTGAACCAGAAACCCTAAGCAGAGAGTCAGAAGTAAATCAGGAGGGCTTGAAATCTGATCCTTTAGACTGCTCCTATGGAATCAAGGAAAGGAATTCCCATCTGGGCTCCCTGACACTTCTCGCCTCTGCTTTCCTAAATGAGTCAAGCCATCCAGATTGGCCTAGTTCTGCAGTGACCACATTGACTAGGATACCCAGGACCACCTGGGCCTGGAAAACAGGGGTATTGTTATGtggattatcattattattagaaGATTATTATGTGTTGATCTTGGATACACAGAATTTAGCCAAAACTATACCTTAGATTCATTCAGATTTACTAAATTTTAGTTTTGTTGGCCAAACTTTGCTACTAAAAGGAgacaccaatttttaaaatgttaatgaagaaaaaaattacattgttGACAGTCATCAAGATGTTGACTAGATTTCAATGTACTAGATAGATAATGGAATATAGATAATGGAATATGAAAGTAATATAGTCTTTCTAATGTGTAGAGCTCAAATaacaataagtaaaatataaggtTGCTTTTGTCTTTACCTTTATGTCTCCTATTCATTAAAGAAGACTGGTAAATAAGGTTATAGTACAGAAAAATTGGTTCTCAATATGGTAGCATTCTGTGGAATTTCTGTAAttaagttttttatattcttaaaccaaaaaaaatattAGATTCAATGACAAATCCATATAAAGCAATAccatatgtaatttttaataacCATAAAAGCACCATTATATAGAACACTTAAAATAATACTTCACAAAACATTAGAAAGAAGCTGTTGGCCAACAAGAAATAAAGCATACATCCTACATGGTCTTATCTGTGGTCTCACACCAAATTAATCTGATTCCAaccttttaagatttaatttggaTTCATAAATTCACTATTAGTATAAGAGTTGTGGTAGAACTTCATCTTAATACCACATAAAACACTGAGATTGCTCTTAAGGCGAGCAAGACTTTTCCATAACTCAATATAATCTACAGCCTGGGATGCTTCATTCCTTGTACTCCCAAAACTTTGGAGCTGCCAACTGATTAGACACATGTTTATaggcataattttaaaaactgcttaatTATTCCTCTTAAAAATTAGTGTTTTATAAAGGCAGGCTTATTTTATTTACACTATTAGCTCAACAGCCAAAAGTTATTCAGGTTTAACCCTGTTCAATAAAGTGGTAGTTAAAACACAAGATATGACTTTAAATAATGATACTGATTTTCCTAAGTAGCTTGTATAGCTATTAAGAAAGATTTTAACAGACACTTCTAACAATGATACATTGCtaaaataaaggaataatttCCCAAGGTGTCTGCTTTGAAGGACAATATTCCCTTAGGTGTGTACTTTCTGGCATattcattttaaaggaaaatcaaTATCATCATTTTAGCCACACATCTCACATTTTTGGATACATGGATGATCAAAGTAGCAATGGCACTAAAATTTTTCCTGCCTCCTACTTCTCCCCAACCTTTCCAACTTTCCTGATGGAGATGAATTTCCTGAAAAAATAGATTGCTTCAGAGAAAGTGGTTCTGAAGCTTTATATTATAAACACTTTAGTTCATTAATGAGCCTATGTGGCTGATTATGTTCTTCAGTATGTTCTCAGGTTTCAGTTTTAAAGTAATTCTTTGTCTAGAGAAAGGGACTTTGTTTAATCAAATCGGCAGAATTCTCAGCATCAGACCATGCATATAGGATCACTTTAACAAATGCTTGTTGAAGAGGAATGTAATGACTTCTGCTCAAAAACTTTCAGGTTTGACTATTTACACTGGAATTAGAGCTCTGACTACAACTGAACGAAGAATAAATACCAAAAATTGAAGTAAAAACTGATTTAGGAAAATTCTGAATGCCTGTAAGAGAGACCTCTAATACCCATGGTGACAACCACCCCTTCTGTTAAAGGAGCTCTCATTAGTGAAGCCGCCATGCGCCCTCCGGTTTGGGAACTCTGTGTAGGGGTTCCAGTACCCTGCACCGTCGGAAGGAGATGCATTGTTCCTGTCCTGGTTTCTGTTCGCTCTGCTTGGTTTTTCGGCATGCAGCACACTGTAAAAGGTAACATCATGTTCATACCGTTCTTTCATTCGGTGTATTTTCTCTCTTGGGACTCCATGAATGTTTCTTCtgcgtgggggaaaaaaaaaatgcaactggTTAGTTAAGGCAGCATATCAAAATGATATACTTATATTTTACAAGTCCTATATTATTACATAGATATGCACTCCCTATTCTCAGGATGGAACTCTGACAAAAGCAAAACATCGTGTTAAGCAGTTATCTTTCAGGCTCAACTCATGTTTTTCATGCTGCCCTGCACACTCCCAAACTACCCTGAGGCTAGCAAAGAGCTAAAGCTTCAAAAATGCTTTGTTTCTGGAAATCTCAATTCTGTGCTTCAAAACATAAAAAAGCACCGTGAGatctttttattatgtatttgcCAATTTGTCATGCATATATCTATAATCAATTATGTCAGTCCTAGATACTAGATCCTTACAAAACCAATATTCTTCAATTCTAGTGGGCATGAGAATCAATTGGGGATATAGTTTGAAATGTAATTACCAGAGATTCCATCTATGGAATGGGGTCCATGAACTAGGACTTTAACAACcactcaggtgattctgatggggGTGGTCCACAGATCCCTTTGGAAACACTGTCTGCTTATAACCATAAGATGAACTAGACTTATTCCTAAAAAGTAAATTCTGATCTCACTGGTTACTTTAAATCACTGACATTATCAAATAGCACAGATAGTGAATATCAGAACCCATGCATTCAGTCAACAAGTTAGTATTATTTGGACATTTACTGCTTTACAAACTAGAAGCAGCATCTAGACCATAAATGAACCACAGACTGTTCAACATCTAAAGATCTTTGTTTAGCCTAAGTGCAAAAACATCACTCACAAGTGCAATCCCATGCAGAGGAAAGTGCTTTTAAATGTTCATTAATGAAGCATTTTAGCAGAATGTTAAATGTGTCCTTTTGAAGGACCAAGTCCAAGCCAAGATTTAGCATTTAGCATTATATTAGAAAACTGACCCCAAACTAAAGTCTTTCACATTAATAATTCCAAAGTTATCAATTTCCAAGAATTACCATTTCTGGCCTGAAAACTACCATGTCCATTTCCAGCCTGAAAAGATTCTTTTGTTCGGTCTGAAATACCTGAAAATAGCAGGATACATAATGAGGaactagaaaaacaaagaagTACCTTGCTAACTCTTGAACGTTGAATTTCCAGCGAGTGTCAGGTTCTCGGAATATAACTTCATAGTTATTTTCAAGTGCCTGATTTTTCAAAAGTACATAAAACGTTGAAGACATGGTATGTATGTTTGGGAATGTTTATGCCGCCATTTAACATTTACTACAAATCTTTTCTAAATTCCTTTTGTTTAACCAGTAATCCAATGCCTTAGTTTATGTTAACAAAAACAGTTGGTACATTTCCATACTTAGCCACTCTCAGATTATATTATGGTTCCCAATGATAAACTGTGAATAATTCTATTTACCATGATGGAAAATTACAAAGGTTCTTtgttttgaacatttaaaaaatagatagctGAACTAGTTTTAAATGCCCTGTCCACAGGAATGAGGAATGAACTCCAATGGCTTCTCAAAGTCCCTTATGTGACTATCATAGACTCACTGCTGTCAAATGCCTTGGGCTATTCCTCATACCTTGGTTTAGAAAGTGAGAGTGCCATAGGCACAGAGCTTGGGAAACAAAAGTGGTTTCCACATCCTTTACATATTCTTCCCTCCAAAAGTAGCTCTCCCTGCTATGCAATATAGTTTGGCTCAATTCACTGTGCCCCATTTCCTTGAGTTTAGAAAATTATTCCCATTTCCATTAGAAACATCAAACATCGTTTACATTCATAACTTGACCACTACTTTTTTTATCTCAAACTGAACTTTctattatcactattttttttattgtgttataaaatacagaatgaaaagaactaaGTAAGCAGCTTTCCTCTTCATTCTTTAGATGGACAGTTCTAATTTGGTAAGGATATCAGATATCATAggtggaaaatatttaatttctgggTCTTACTAATAGCTGTGGATGTCTGGAAAAGATTGTGCATGtctagaaattagaaaatagaaaataaaaagtaaaatgacttCCCTTAAGCCACTCTCAGTTAACCCGACTCTTGGTTCTGAGTTGTGCCTTAATTAACGTGACTCTTCACGTCCCTATTCATTTCTCTCCCAAGTGGATGCTCGATCCGTGAACTGAAGTAACCACAAAGTTGATGCTAATTTTTCCTACATTCACCAAAGTCCCACAGTCTGGGCCTAAATAAAACTGATGAAAGTACAGTTAGAGAAAAGCACACCTGTATGTAAGCTACTTTGCCCAAAATGTAAAAAGAGGCTTAAAAATAGACTGCCATGAGCCCAGTTATAGAGATATTCACTTTAcaattagccaagtagggagaataCTCAGCTGTCTTCATCCTGCCCCTGTATGTTTCTGGATCTTTTCTACTTTCTGCACTCAGTAAGGAATGAAAACTTATTAGCACAAAAGATGAAATATGTCTTAAAACAGATCAgacatatttcaaaaataaagaaaaatgtgcaTATTGCTTTATTCATCCGTTGTTCTGACAGTAGACAGCTGAGCTGTTACCTTTATATGTGTATTTACACTTGTATTCTAATATCTTAATAGGGTTACAGTGTTAATCTGTTTTTAAACTAAGAATTTCATTGCCCGAGAACTTCCATGCAGCAGCACTACATAGTACTGAAGTCCCCAGCGTGGCAAAGACAGGAGTGTGCTACGAACAACATCTACAACTCCGCTGGTAGCACCATCTAGTCCAACATTTCTTGGCAGGTTTCAGCGGATGCTCCTATGTTTGCCTTCCCTTAGGAAAACAATCAAGACAGAAACGCTGTCAAGAATTCAGACCAAggactattttaaaaatgcacccTGAGGTGGTATTAGCATCTCAGTAAATTTCAGCCACTGAACAGCAGAGAAACACTAAAACCTCTTTACCTGCTCCCTGAGAGAACAACTATTAATGAATATGAGATCGTGgaagatcagaaaaagaagaaagaacaaatgtTTCAACTTTCTCACAGAATGTCCATAACTGAAAATTCACAATGATACTTCTTCCTACCATGACTGCATAGGGCTTCATTTCCCAGGCGTGGAGGTTGGTATTATCAATAATAATGGGGGATATGCCATTCCTCATTGCTTTTCTTGCTGCAACACAATGTTATACAACAGTGAACAACAAGCAACGatcagagaagggtgagcgtactccatattttgttatttttattacaggATGTGCTCATTACACAACTTTAATACCACCTACTTCAGAACCCACTgtcaataattttctttctcctgGAATCTAGGGAGGTTACACTCTGGCATTccgtttgggggaaaaaatggcaGAGCTTTAGATTAAGCTCCTTCCATAAAGCTTTTTCATTTTGCAGTAACTACAATCTATGTGCACAATAGGATTTCCCAGGGGTGTGGAAAGGAATTTGTCACCTCTTTTCTGGTTCCATTCATgagcttcctccaggaagtcagGATTGAACTCATAGGCACCATCTTCCCTGAAGAAAAAATCATCCGTGCTGAAAATCAGGGCCCTGGGAAAGTCGTGCTGCAATTGTCTGGAAAGTGGGGAAATAAGAGATTATTTTATGACCATGCGTTTTCACAATATAAATCATTTCCTTCCGTCTCCAACATTTAGCAGTTTATGAGACCACCAGGTTTGAGTtgttgaatctcaaaaacatgagATGCTTATTCTCTCTAGAAGGTATCACTTTCGtagggggaaggagagggctgACGGGACTGGGTGTGGTGCCCAGCTCTTGAAACTAGGAAGTGCTG
This portion of the Eschrichtius robustus isolate mEscRob2 chromosome 18, mEscRob2.pri, whole genome shotgun sequence genome encodes:
- the N4BP2L1 gene encoding NEDD4-binding protein 2-like 1 isoform X1, with the protein product MEESFLESFGRLSLRQQQQPPRPPAPPPPRGTPPRRHSFRKHLYLLRGLPGSGKTTLARQLQHDFPRALIFSTDDFFFREDGAYEFNPDFLEEAHEWNQKRARKAMRNGISPIIIDNTNLHAWEMKPYAVMALENNYEVIFREPDTRWKFNVQELARRNIHGVPREKIHRMKERYEHDVTFYSVLHAEKPSRANRNQDRNNASPSDGAGYWNPYTEFPNRRAHGGFTNESSFNRRGGCHHGY
- the N4BP2L1 gene encoding NEDD4-binding protein 2-like 1 isoform X2, coding for MEESFLESFGRLSLRQQQQPPRPPAPPPPRGTPPRRHSFRKHLYLLRGLPGSGKTTLARQLQHDFPRALIFSTDDFFFREDGAYEFNPDFLEEAHEWNQKRARKAMRNGISPIIIDNTNLHAWEMKPYAVMVFQTEQKNLFRLEMDMVVFRPEMKKHSWSPKRENTPNERTV
- the N4BP2L1 gene encoding NEDD4-binding protein 2-like 1 isoform X3 codes for the protein MEESFLESFGRLSLRQQQQPPRPPAPPPPRGTPPRRHSFRKHLYLLRGLPGSGKTTLARQLQHDFPRALIFSTDDFFFREDGAYEFNPDFLEEAHEWNQKRGISDRTKESFQAGNGHGSFQARNEETFMESQERKYTE